The Oncorhynchus tshawytscha isolate Ot180627B linkage group LG18, Otsh_v2.0, whole genome shotgun sequence genome has a window encoding:
- the LOC112217682 gene encoding E3 ubiquitin-protein ligase rnf146 encodes MASCGEVDHTVDSVSSKVEDGGDACTGDSPTSPKPSANPLPECAICLQTCVYPVRLPCCHVFCFLCVKGASWHSKRCALCRQEVPEDFLEHPTLLSPEELKAAAAGGRGGAGPRNAGGDNAWYYEGRNGWWQYDERTSRELEDALAKGRKRAEMLIAGFLYVADLENMVQYRRNEHGRRRRMKRDMVDIPKKGVAGLRLDPDPAPPVVAMAAVLVTTATVERSSSADGEDVTGQAGRSGVLIPAPPVRPPTVLGAHPATPAFISLEDSLSQLLISQPEGEEEEDEEEVASSMSQAYESASGSSEDEDGGGDEVGQGWDRERRGREVGVQRRTRYRLLQRWLREVQPDRLPPGGGSSSGGLTVRSRSPDGQCSVTEV; translated from the coding sequence ATGGCGAGCTGTGGTGAGGTAGACCACACTGTGGACTCTGTGTCCTCTAAGGTGGAAGATGGAGGGGACGCCTGTACTGGTGACTCCCCCACCTCCCCTAAACCTTCGGCCAACCCCTTGCCGGAGTGTGCCATCTGCCTCCAGACCTGTGTCTACCCGGTTCGCCTGCCCTGCTGCCACGTCTTCTGCTTCCTGTGCGTTAAAGGAGCCTCCTGGCACAGCAAGCGCTGTGCTCTCTGCAGACAGGAAGTACCTGAGGACTTCCTGGAGCATCCCACCCTGCTGTCCCCAGAGGAGCTGAAGGCAGCAGCTGCAGGTGGGCGAGGAGGAGCCGGGCCGAGGAACGCTGGGGGAGACAATGCCTGGTACTACgaggggaggaatggatggtGGCAGTATGACGAGAGGACCAGCCGTGAGCTGGAGGATGCCTTGGCCAAGGGCAGGAAGCGTGCCGAGATGCTGATTGCTGGCTTCCTGTACGTGGCTGACCTGGAGAACATGGTGCAGTACCGCCGCAACGAGCACGGTCGCCGCCGCCGCATGAAGCGTGACATGGTGGACATTCCCAAAAAGGGCGTGGCCGGACTCAGACTGGACCCTGACCCCGCCCCGCCAGTAGTTGCCATGGCAGCTGTTCTGGTCACAACAGCGACAGTGGAGCGGTCAAGCTCTGCTGACGGGGAGGATGTGACTGGACAGGCAGGTCGCTCAGGGGTTCTCATCCCAGCTCCTCCTGTCAGACCCCCTACAGTCCTGGGGGCTCACCCTGCCACCCCAGCCTTCATCTCCCTGGAAGactctctgtcccagctcctcATCAGCCAAccagagggggaagaagaggaggatgaagaggaggtagCTTCAAGCATGAGCCAGGCGTACGAGTCAGCATCTGGTAGCAGTGAGgatgaggatggtggtggtgatgaggtagGCCAGgggtgggacagggagaggaggggacgaGAAGTAGGAGTTCAACGGAGGACCAGATACAGACTCCTACAGCGGTGGCTCAGGGAGGTCCAGCCTGACAGACTGCCACCTGGTGGTGGGTCCTCTAGCGGAGGCCTTACTGTGCGCTCACGCAGCCCTGACGGTCAGTGCAGTGTTACTGAGGTGTGA
- the LOC112217687 gene encoding R-spondin-3-like isoform X2, giving the protein MRERGTCLLSCPRGHYGTRSPHVNTCTKCREDCVSCFNRNFCTHCHQGHYLYRGRCENSCPEGLTPNAALRECNDCLVGCEVCVTRNTCTRCRAGLYLLHGQCQHTCPGGFEPDRQLMECISQVHCQVGEWGDWGLCFWRGRDYRNFVEVRRREVLRHPTLYGDPCPKVKEWRKCVIKRRPSPGRSDGKGIRPAEH; this is encoded by the exons ATGCGGGAGAGGGGGACCTGTCTGCTATCCTGCCCCAGAGGTCACTATGGGACACGCTCCCCACATGTCAACACCTGCACCA aGTGCAGGGAGGACTGTGTTTCCTGCTTCAACAGGAACTTCTGCACTCACTGTCACCAGGGCCACTACCTGtacagagggaggtgtgagaACAGCTGCCCCGAGGGCCTGACCCCAAATGCTGCACTAAGAGAGTGCAATG ATTGTCTAGTGggttgtgaggtgtgtgtgacgAGGAACACCTGCACCAGGTGTAGAGCAGGACTGTACCTCCTGCATGGCCAGTGCCAACATACCTGCCCAGGGGGGTTTGAGCCTGATAGACAGCTCATGGAGTGCATTTCTCAAG tacacTGTCAGGTGGGAGAATGGGGAGACTGGGGCCTCTGCTTTTGGAGAGGGAGGGACTACAGGAATTTTGTGGAGGTACGAAGACGAGAGGTCCTACGGCACCCCACCCTGTACGGCGACCCCTGCCCCAAAGTCAAAGAGTGGAGGAAATGTGTCATCAAAAGGAGACCGAGTCCAG GAAGATCAGATGGCAAAGGCATTAGGCCAGCAGAACATTGA
- the LOC112217687 gene encoding R-spondin-3-like isoform X1 → MRERGTCLLSCPRGHYGTRSPHVNTCTKCREDCVSCFNRNFCTHCHQGHYLYRGRCENSCPEGLTPNAALRECNDCLVGCEVCVTRNTCTRCRAGLYLLHGQCQHTCPGGFEPDRQLMECISQVHCQVGEWGDWGLCFWRGRDYRNFVEVRRREVLRHPTLYGDPCPKVKEWRKCVIKRRPSPGILVIKVKCSDLFQFSHILHCPLLFHRKIRWQRH, encoded by the exons ATGCGGGAGAGGGGGACCTGTCTGCTATCCTGCCCCAGAGGTCACTATGGGACACGCTCCCCACATGTCAACACCTGCACCA aGTGCAGGGAGGACTGTGTTTCCTGCTTCAACAGGAACTTCTGCACTCACTGTCACCAGGGCCACTACCTGtacagagggaggtgtgagaACAGCTGCCCCGAGGGCCTGACCCCAAATGCTGCACTAAGAGAGTGCAATG ATTGTCTAGTGggttgtgaggtgtgtgtgacgAGGAACACCTGCACCAGGTGTAGAGCAGGACTGTACCTCCTGCATGGCCAGTGCCAACATACCTGCCCAGGGGGGTTTGAGCCTGATAGACAGCTCATGGAGTGCATTTCTCAAG tacacTGTCAGGTGGGAGAATGGGGAGACTGGGGCCTCTGCTTTTGGAGAGGGAGGGACTACAGGAATTTTGTGGAGGTACGAAGACGAGAGGTCCTACGGCACCCCACCCTGTACGGCGACCCCTGCCCCAAAGTCAAAGAGTGGAGGAAATGTGTCATCAAAAGGAGACCGAGTCCAGGTATACTGGTGATCAAAGTGAAATGTTCTGACTTATTTCAGTTTTCACACATCTTGCATTGTCCTCTCCTTTTCCACAGGAAGATCAGATGGCAAAGGCATTAG